In the Nicotiana tabacum cultivar K326 chromosome 16, ASM71507v2, whole genome shotgun sequence genome, one interval contains:
- the LOC142170473 gene encoding protein FAR1-RELATED SEQUENCE 4-like: MSGKKTKIIFTYQDAAISKAISLVMPEVYQRLCVWHMEQNAAKHLNQIYKRYASFHDDFRKCIYEYEDEAEFMDAWNIMLDEYNLRENEWLQGIYALREKLFAAYGKNFFSDDEYMKSLSIKVNIGCGKNTLSTIYNVSKHEHTREYIVTVTEVSHISCTCLKFESMGILCCHAIRVLDVMKGVSRISTEYILDRWTKNAKGVNIKEVNEQEIEIKDPKLITMNRYRVLCPIFVRMVAKASETDDGYKVAVACANELNRRGNNSIFLYLWFNKRFTRRK, encoded by the exons ATGTctggaaaaaaaacaaaaataatttttacatatcAAGATGCTGCAATAAGTAAGGCCATCTCACTTGTCATGCCTGAAGTTTATCAAAGGTTATGTGTCTGGCACATGGAGCAAAATGCAGCTAAGCATCTCAATCAAATTTATAAAAGGTACGCTTCTTTTCATGATGATTTTCGAAAATGCATTTATGAGTATGAAGATGAAGCAGAATTTATGGATGCTTGGAATATAATGCTTGATGAATATAACCTTCGTGAAAATGAATGGTTGCAAGGAATATATGCATTAAGGGAAAAATTATTTGCAGCATatggaaagaattttttttcGGATG ATGAATATATGAAATCCTTATCAATCAAAGTGAATATTGGATGTGGGAAGAACACTTTGTCCACCATTTACAATGTTAGTAAGCATGAGCATACTCGAGAATATATTGTTACGGTGACAGAGGTAAGCCATATATCTTGTACTTGCTTGAAGTTTGAGTCCATGGGTATACTTTGTTGCCATGCAATAAGAGTCCTCGATGTAATGAAAGGAGTTAGTAGAATTTCAACTGAGTATATTTTAGATAGATGGACAAAAAATGCAAAGGGCGTAAATATTAAAGAAGTTAATGAGCAAGAAATAGAGATCAAAGATCCAAAGTTGATTACTATGAATCGTTATAGAGTTCTTTGTCCTATATTTGTTAGAATGGTAGCAAAAGCTTCTGAAACAGATGACGGCTATAAGGTAGCAGTAGCATGTGCAAATGAGCTAAATCGCAGAGGTAACAACTCCATCTTTTTGTACTTGTGGTTCAACAAGAGATTTACCAGAAgaaaataa